CTCGCTGCTGGCGAACCGTGGATGAAAGCGGCCCATGTAGGAGCCGGCTTCGCATTTGATGAATTTTCCCTACAATATGGGGATGCAAACGCTTTTCTGCTGGATGCCCTCGTTGAGGGATATGGTGGCGGAGGCGTTCCTTTTGATTGGCAAGGAATTCCACAGACATGGGTAAGCGAAAACGCGCCTCGGGTCGTTTTGAGTGGTGGATTGAACACGCACAACGTGGGCGAGGCGATTGCTCGCCTGCATCCTTGCGCAGTTGACGTCAGCAGTGGCGTAGAAAGCAGCAGGGGTGTTAAAGATCCTGCGCTCATGACTGAGTTTGTCAAAGCAGTGCGCGCAGCAGATGCGAAAACATCATCCCAATAATTTGCTGTAAAAAATCAAAAGAGGTAGCTATGTACGACAAGCCAGATGCACGAGGACACTTTGGTCCCTATGGTGGCGCGTTTGTTTCTGAGACATTGATGTATGCATTAGATGAGCTCAAAGAGGCATATGCAAAATATCAGAACGATCCAGAATTCATTGAAGAGTTTCATTACGAGTTAAAGCACTTTGTTGGTAGACCTTCGCCGGTCTATCACGCAAAGCGTTGGAGTGAAATGCTCGGTGGTGCGCAGATCTATCTTAAGCGTGAGGATTTAAATCACACTGGCGCTCACAAGATTAATAACGTGATTGGCCAAGCGATGCTGGCTAAGCGTATGGGCAAGCCCCGCATTATTGCCGAGACAGGCGCAGGCCAGCACGGCGTTGCAACTGCGACTATTTGTGCTCGCTTCGGTCTTGATTGCACGGTGTATCAGGGATCTGTTGACGTAGCTCGTCAGGCGCAAAACGAATTTCGCATGAAGTTGCTTGGTGCCAAAGTGGTTCCAGTGGAGTCAGGCACCAAAACTTTAAAAGATGCGCTCAATGAGGCGATGCGCGATTGGGTTACTAACGTTGATAACACTTTCTACATCATCGGCACTGTTGCTGGTCCGCATCCATACCCCATGATGGTGAGAGATTTCCAAAGCGTTATTGGCGAAGAGTGCAAAGTACAAATGCCAGAGATGACTGGCCGTCAACCTGACTATGTACTAGCTTGCGTTGGTGGTGGTTCAAATGCGATGGGCATTTTCTATCCCTACATTGATTTCCCAGAAGTGAAGTTGGTCGGAGTAGAGGCTGCAGGTCACGGATTGGGAAGTGGTTTGCATTCTGCTGCACTGTGCGTAGGTAAGCCTGGTGTATTGCACGGTAACCGCACATACCTTTTGCAAGATGAAAATGGCCAGATCTCCGAAACCCATTCTGTATCAGCTGGTATGGACTACCCAGGCGTAGGACCTGAGCACGCTTGGTTAAAAGACTCGGGTCGCGCTGACTATGTGGCGATTACCGATGAAGAGGCTCTCAAAGCATTCCACGATTGCTGCCAGATTGAGGGCATTATTCCAGCGCTGGAGTCTTCTCATGCGATTGCCTATGCCTGCAAGCTAGCCAAGACATTACCTAAAGACAAAACTATCTTGGTAAATCTTTCTGGTCGTGGCGACAAGGATATGCATATACTGTTGCCCAAGCAACGGGATCAGAAGGCTGAGTAAAAAAACGAAAATAAGAATAAAAAAACAAAGAAAAAAGAAGAACGAATTAGTTATGTCAAAAATTACTGCACTCTTTAAGGAGTTAAAAGCAACTGGTAAAAAGGGATTAATTCCTTTTATTACTGCGGGCGATCCAGATCCAAAGCAAACCGTTGAACTCATGCATGCATTGGTGCGTGGTGGTTCAAGTGTGA
Above is a window of Polynucleobacter necessarius DNA encoding:
- a CDS encoding phosphoribosylanthranilate isomerase, with product MGLLTHSPGRTRVKICGLKTAANIDAAVLAGVDAVGFVFYPPSVRAVSPNIAAQLISRLPAAGVDAVGLVVNATDEQFAAIRAAASITLWQFHGDETPERCAQLAAGEPWMKAAHVGAGFAFDEFSLQYGDANAFLLDALVEGYGGGGVPFDWQGIPQTWVSENAPRVVLSGGLNTHNVGEAIARLHPCAVDVSSGVESSRGVKDPALMTEFVKAVRAADAKTSSQ
- the trpB gene encoding tryptophan synthase subunit beta, coding for MYDKPDARGHFGPYGGAFVSETLMYALDELKEAYAKYQNDPEFIEEFHYELKHFVGRPSPVYHAKRWSEMLGGAQIYLKREDLNHTGAHKINNVIGQAMLAKRMGKPRIIAETGAGQHGVATATICARFGLDCTVYQGSVDVARQAQNEFRMKLLGAKVVPVESGTKTLKDALNEAMRDWVTNVDNTFYIIGTVAGPHPYPMMVRDFQSVIGEECKVQMPEMTGRQPDYVLACVGGGSNAMGIFYPYIDFPEVKLVGVEAAGHGLGSGLHSAALCVGKPGVLHGNRTYLLQDENGQISETHSVSAGMDYPGVGPEHAWLKDSGRADYVAITDEEALKAFHDCCQIEGIIPALESSHAIAYACKLAKTLPKDKTILVNLSGRGDKDMHILLPKQRDQKAE